A stretch of Clostridia bacterium DNA encodes these proteins:
- a CDS encoding 4Fe-4S binding protein — protein MAINTIDGKCTSCGECVLACPCDVLRLDEETNLCVVKYPDDCQLCNLCVYYCEFDALELTGEKNGKLVLSWS, from the coding sequence ATGGCGATTAATACTATTGATGGAAAATGTACCAGTTGTGGAGAATGCGTACTCGCGTGTCCCTGTGACGTATTGAGATTAGATGAAGAGACGAATCTTTGTGTTGTGAAATATCCAGATGATTGTCAACTGTGCAACTTGTGCGTTTACTATTGTGAATTTGATGCACTTGAGTTAACCGGTGAGAAGAATGGCAAGCTCGTTTTATCCTGGAGCTGA
- a CDS encoding twin-arginine translocase TatA/TatE family subunit has protein sequence MGSTELIVILAIVVLVFGASSIPKLARSIGQARREFDKALKDDDKDLIDGNGEK, from the coding sequence ATGGGATCAACAGAACTAATCGTAATTTTGGCAATAGTGGTATTGGTATTTGGAGCATCATCAATTCCAAAACTGGCAAGATCGATTGGCCAGGCAAGAAGAGAGTTTGACAAGGCGCTTAAGGATGACGATAAAGACCTAATTGATGGTAACGGAGAAAAGTAA
- a CDS encoding FAD-binding protein has translation MVNYIKSEYSTDVLVVGGGIAAVFASLRAQENGAKVLLVDKGSVGRSGQTPFASAMAVFDEETQDRDSWQKIMAENAENLNNPAYLDVLMDYSKEIYDELESWDATGVGFGSIFRDKIMEKGVELLERCMITSLLEESGTVAGAIGFKIDSGEAVVIKAKSVILCTGAGGFKPNGFQVRSLTFDGDAMAYRIGAKISGKEFVDTHGTLTSYPAFCWGQWEGMWNQGLPAIPDGPMDGGGQALDLHECIDVHENGVSTSSSSDEQGGPPARESGSGEEQDGPPPEESESGDEQAGPPPGESEGGEERGGGGNPRTMIGGASAGLGVHKAEGLFPADNKCRTNIKGLLAAGDCLSSMLVGPLYNGVGGFSVSGSATQGALAGEVAAEYIKASSQVSVSDSMVEEAIDEMFEPLNNEYGYSPGWVEHMIQGTLIPYYVLYIKEEKRLNSALTNIEFFRDHFSVKLKASDLHDLRKAHEVKNMLLNAEMKLRASLFRTESRGNHYREEYPESNDNDWLAWVVIQKGDDGNMQLEKFMIKEFEKLVV, from the coding sequence ATGGTTAATTATATAAAATCAGAATATTCCACTGATGTATTGGTTGTTGGTGGAGGAATAGCAGCAGTGTTTGCATCGTTGCGGGCACAAGAAAATGGCGCCAAGGTTTTACTGGTTGATAAGGGGAGCGTAGGCAGATCAGGGCAAACACCCTTTGCCAGTGCGATGGCTGTGTTTGATGAAGAAACACAAGACCGAGATTCTTGGCAGAAAATTATGGCAGAGAATGCTGAGAATTTGAATAATCCAGCCTATTTGGATGTGCTTATGGATTACTCCAAAGAAATATATGATGAATTGGAATCGTGGGATGCAACCGGTGTCGGTTTCGGTTCTATATTTAGAGATAAGATTATGGAAAAAGGTGTAGAGTTACTGGAAAGATGCATGATTACTTCATTGCTAGAAGAAAGTGGAACCGTGGCCGGTGCGATTGGATTTAAGATAGATAGCGGAGAAGCAGTAGTGATAAAAGCGAAATCTGTAATTCTATGTACAGGTGCCGGTGGCTTTAAACCGAATGGATTTCAAGTTCGTTCCCTAACCTTTGATGGTGATGCCATGGCCTACCGGATTGGTGCAAAGATATCTGGCAAAGAGTTTGTCGATACGCATGGCACCTTAACCAGTTACCCGGCCTTTTGTTGGGGACAATGGGAAGGCATGTGGAATCAAGGCTTACCCGCAATTCCCGATGGACCCATGGATGGTGGTGGACAGGCCTTAGATCTTCATGAGTGTATCGATGTTCATGAAAATGGTGTTAGTACTTCTTCAAGCAGCGATGAGCAAGGAGGACCACCAGCAAGAGAGTCTGGAAGTGGGGAAGAGCAAGACGGGCCACCACCTGAAGAATCTGAAAGTGGGGATGAGCAAGCTGGACCACCACCTGGCGAATCTGAAGGTGGAGAAGAAAGAGGCGGTGGTGGAAATCCGAGAACGATGATCGGCGGAGCTTCTGCGGGCTTAGGTGTACATAAAGCCGAAGGCTTATTCCCTGCAGACAACAAATGCAGGACCAATATTAAGGGATTATTGGCTGCAGGAGATTGCTTGTCATCTATGCTAGTTGGACCACTATATAATGGGGTTGGTGGTTTTTCAGTATCTGGTTCTGCAACACAAGGGGCACTAGCCGGTGAAGTAGCCGCAGAATACATAAAAGCTAGCAGCCAGGTAAGTGTTTCAGACAGTATGGTAGAGGAAGCAATTGATGAAATGTTTGAACCATTGAACAATGAATATGGATATTCACCTGGTTGGGTAGAGCATATGATTCAGGGTACTTTGATTCCCTATTATGTCTTATATATTAAAGAAGAAAAGAGACTGAATTCAGCGCTTACGAATATTGAGTTTTTCAGAGACCATTTCTCCGTTAAATTGAAGGCTTCGGACCTGCATGATTTACGAAAAGCACATGAAGTGAAGAATATGTTGCTTAATGCCGAAATGAAATTGAGGGCCTCTCTATTTAGGACCGAGTCTAGAGGTAATCACTACCGCGAAGAGTATCCTGAAAGCAATGACAATGACTGGCTTGCCTGGGTCGTGATTCAAAAAGGCGATGATGGGAATATGCAGCTTGAAAAATTCATGATAAAAGAGTTTGAAAAGCTTGTAGTATGA
- the tatC gene encoding twin-arginine translocase subunit TatC produces the protein MKTEVRSDKYMHIFEHLRELRKRLFISLVGYVLFLILAFVVYDYIVDAFIKFYSSIPSGGDNVLFVNSVVEGMTTKIKVSLLMGLTFSLPVHIYNSIAFVFPALEPKQKRYIVVTLICSFVLMLLSTYLSYFKILPVSINFLTNSGFIPSNVGLLLSYETNLFYVLYFVFWSMVAFQLPIVFVLLMAFNVIKRKTALQMSRYIIIVIFALAAIVTPPDVISQVGLALPLVILFFLAILIAKIFKFGE, from the coding sequence ATGAAAACGGAAGTGCGTTCTGACAAATATATGCATATATTTGAACATCTAAGGGAACTGAGAAAAAGACTATTTATATCATTAGTAGGGTATGTACTCTTTCTAATTCTCGCCTTTGTGGTATATGACTATATTGTTGATGCATTCATTAAGTTTTACTCATCGATACCAAGCGGAGGTGACAACGTATTGTTTGTTAACTCGGTTGTTGAAGGCATGACGACAAAAATCAAAGTATCCTTATTGATGGGACTGACGTTTTCACTGCCAGTGCATATATACAATAGTATTGCTTTTGTGTTTCCGGCATTGGAGCCAAAGCAAAAGAGATATATTGTGGTTACCCTGATATGCAGCTTTGTCTTAATGTTGTTAAGTACGTATCTTTCCTATTTTAAAATATTGCCAGTATCAATCAATTTTTTGACCAACAGTGGCTTTATTCCGAGCAATGTGGGTTTGTTGTTAAGCTATGAAACCAATCTTTTCTACGTGTTGTACTTTGTGTTTTGGTCAATGGTTGCCTTTCAATTACCTATCGTGTTCGTATTGTTAATGGCATTTAACGTTATCAAGAGGAAGACAGCGTTACAGATGAGCCGGTACATCATTATTGTGATCTTTGCTCTGGCAGCCATTGTTACCCCGCCGGATGTGATTAGTCAGGTAGGGTTAGCACTACCGCTAGTTATACTATTTTTTCTAGCAATCTTGATAGCGAAAATATTTAAGTTTGGAGAATAA
- a CDS encoding twin-arginine translocase TatA/TatE family subunit encodes MFGLGFIEIIVIGIVVLLAVKPEDLPNFVKKIGRSYKELKNTISEVNKMKEDFVKIADKDIKQEIVDKTKKVLDSDDALTVTKK; translated from the coding sequence ATGTTTGGTCTAGGTTTTATAGAAATTATTGTGATCGGTATTGTAGTTTTACTGGCTGTAAAACCAGAAGACTTGCCTAATTTTGTAAAAAAAATTGGTAGGTCCTATAAAGAGCTTAAGAATACAATCAGTGAAGTAAATAAAATGAAAGAAGATTTTGTCAAAATAGCGGATAAAGATATCAAACAAGAAATAGTTGATAAAACAAAAAAAGTATTGGATTCCGATGATGCTTTGACGGTAACTAAAAAATAA
- a CDS encoding FAD-binding protein, which yields MYISRRSFIKGALSVGVAAVASTAFYIKNKSPEEVATMIDKATEGNADVLVVGGGIAGIFAAIRAVRNGANVTLVDKGSVGRSGQTPFANGFRVFDEDNGDDRETWVKDWNTVTGGIHHSGYLDNFMDYSKDIYEELESWGATDVGFGAVLRAKVQAEGVEIIERTMLTTLLEQNGQVAGAVGFKLDSEEAVVIKASAVILCTGAGAFKPNGFQVRSLTSDGDAMAYRIGGQISGKEYVDTHFTGSVNPAYCWGNWEDKWETGMMKESGGPEVNGGGLDLTMYHAAHAMSGEQSDLPGEQSDNRRGPEGASEGGEMERGPGGGGAPGSGEGTQIGGASAGLGVHKCEGLFPADDKCGTNIKGLFAAGDSLSSMLAGAKYVGVNGTSLAASATQGALAGETAAEFIQSNEALEIAEDTITSIKEEMFKPRELTEGFDPAWVADMLRFNTIPYYALYIKKADRLQAALDNVVYLKEKYGNMMVASDAHELRLVHETRNMLLNAEMKLRASLYRTESRGNHYREDFPEQNDTDWLAWVVIEKDADGSMKLSKVAANS from the coding sequence ATGTATATAAGCAGAAGATCATTTATTAAAGGTGCTCTTAGTGTAGGTGTTGCCGCAGTAGCTTCTACAGCGTTTTATATTAAAAACAAATCACCGGAAGAGGTTGCCACGATGATTGATAAGGCGACAGAAGGTAATGCCGATGTTTTGGTTGTTGGTGGGGGTATAGCAGGAATCTTTGCGGCCATACGGGCAGTGCGAAACGGTGCGAATGTAACCTTAGTAGATAAGGGCAGTGTTGGCAGATCAGGTCAAACGCCCTTTGCCAATGGATTTAGAGTATTCGATGAAGATAATGGTGACGATAGGGAAACCTGGGTCAAGGACTGGAACACAGTGACCGGTGGAATTCACCATAGTGGCTATTTGGATAACTTTATGGACTATTCAAAGGATATCTATGAAGAGCTAGAATCATGGGGTGCTACCGATGTTGGTTTTGGCGCCGTCTTAAGAGCCAAGGTACAAGCAGAGGGCGTGGAAATCATTGAAAGAACGATGCTTACAACATTGTTGGAGCAAAATGGTCAGGTAGCAGGAGCTGTTGGTTTTAAATTAGACAGTGAAGAGGCTGTGGTCATTAAAGCTAGTGCGGTTATTCTTTGTACAGGGGCAGGCGCCTTCAAGCCCAATGGCTTCCAAGTGCGTTCCCTCACTAGTGATGGGGATGCCATGGCCTATAGAATTGGCGGACAGATTTCAGGAAAAGAATATGTTGATACCCACTTCACCGGATCGGTCAATCCCGCTTATTGTTGGGGAAATTGGGAAGACAAGTGGGAGACTGGCATGATGAAAGAAAGTGGTGGCCCAGAAGTAAATGGTGGTGGACTCGATTTGACGATGTACCATGCAGCCCATGCCATGTCTGGGGAACAGTCGGACTTGCCGGGCGAGCAATCAGATAACCGAAGAGGTCCAGAAGGGGCTTCTGAAGGTGGCGAAATGGAACGAGGACCAGGTGGCGGTGGTGCACCCGGTTCAGGGGAAGGGACTCAGATTGGTGGCGCTTCTGCTGGACTTGGCGTTCACAAGTGTGAAGGATTATTTCCAGCAGATGATAAATGCGGAACCAATATCAAGGGGCTATTTGCTGCTGGTGACAGCCTGTCGTCAATGCTCGCGGGTGCAAAGTATGTGGGCGTAAATGGTACCTCTCTAGCAGCTTCTGCAACACAAGGAGCCTTGGCTGGTGAAACAGCTGCTGAGTTTATACAGTCCAACGAAGCGCTAGAGATAGCAGAGGATACGATTACGAGTATTAAAGAAGAAATGTTTAAGCCAAGGGAATTAACGGAAGGTTTCGATCCTGCCTGGGTGGCGGATATGCTTCGGTTTAATACGATTCCCTACTACGCCTTATATATAAAAAAGGCGGATCGATTGCAGGCGGCCTTAGACAATGTGGTCTATTTGAAAGAAAAGTATGGTAATATGATGGTTGCTAGTGATGCGCATGAGTTGCGTTTGGTTCATGAGACGAGAAATATGCTATTAAATGCCGAAATGAAACTGAGAGCATCCTTGTATAGGACTGAATCAAGGGGCAACCACTATAGAGAAGACTTTCCTGAACAAAACGATACGGACTGGCTGGCATGGGTTGTAATTGAGAAGGATGCAGATGGTAGTATGAAACTATCCAAAGTAGCGGCGAACAGCTAA